The following coding sequences are from one Enterococcus sp. 4G2_DIV0659 window:
- a CDS encoding iron chaperone — MTVIEEYILKAPQDRQEKLQQLYTTIKQLIPQATEKISYGMPTFYLNGNLVHFTSMKNHIGFYPAPSAIEAFKQELTDFKTSKGAIQLPLNNELPTELITKIVLFRLEENTTK; from the coding sequence ATGACAGTTATTGAAGAATACATTTTAAAAGCGCCACAAGATCGACAAGAAAAACTACAACAACTTTACACAACGATTAAACAACTCATTCCCCAAGCAACAGAAAAAATATCTTATGGTATGCCAACCTTCTATTTAAATGGAAATTTAGTTCACTTTACTAGTATGAAAAATCATATCGGTTTTTACCCTGCGCCATCTGCTATTGAAGCGTTTAAACAGGAACTTACAGACTTCAAAACAAGCAAAGGTGCCATTCAACTTCCTTTAAATAATGAGCTTCCTACAGAATTGATCACAAAAATTGTATTATTTCGATTAGAAGAAAATACAACGAAGTAG
- a CDS encoding transglycosylase domain-containing protein, with protein sequence MYHFIEVKLLDNQNNSRKTEQHSYKVPEKKKIFLTINVVIRVLQSLFVFAVVILLLGGALGLGIGMGYFAFLVEDTQPPTKEELQTEISDITEVSKMTYTDGTPIATIKSDLIRTRVDSEHISPLLKKAIISTEDEYFEEHKGVVPKAVIRALVSDATGMGGSSGGSTLTQQLVKQQILTDETTFKRKANEILLAYRIEKYFSKDEIVTTYLNVSPFGRNNKGENIAGVEEAAKGLFGKNANDLTLPQAAFIAGLPQSPIIYTPYTNTGALKEDENLSYGMKRKDFVLFSMYREKAITKEEYDTAKSYDLKQDFQPQQAANQNTEGYLYYAVLEQAVKTIMDINIEKAGVKKDTLDQLGLDQYEEQARREIQNRGYTIQSTIDQTVYDTMQNVVANFGYMLDDGYGAGLVETGNVLLDNKTGKIIGFVAGRDYNVSQSNHALDTIRQVGSTIKPISVYGPAIDQGMIGSESRLANYPTSYTGGGELTNATNSGTNTFDTVRHSLEWSYNIPVYHLNEAMKKQMGDDNFSYNQYLSKMNYPADIGWSVESAPLGTVETTVLTQTNGFQALANNGQYQKGYMIEKITDTSGKVIYEHKDAPVQVYSPATASIMTDMMRSVLDSKITTPFKNVINGLNPAFGNVDWVGKTGTTNSYKDAWLIVSTPTITLGSWTGYDIPTAMSPNSGDQNSTYLANLANAIYAVRPDLFGAGQKFELSKDVIKSTVSSFTGEKPGTFTYNGGTYTAPGPNVVSFYAKDGAPKSQYKFGYGGSDANYSAYWGRYATPNNNTAPPATEKKEDNKKDNDKKENTTPSSSKNNN encoded by the coding sequence GTGTATCATTTTATCGAGGTGAAGCTTTTGGATAATCAGAATAACTCCCGTAAAACGGAACAACATTCTTATAAAGTACCAGAAAAGAAAAAGATTTTTTTGACTATAAATGTAGTGATTCGTGTTCTTCAATCATTATTTGTCTTTGCAGTGGTTATATTACTGCTGGGCGGCGCTTTAGGTCTTGGAATCGGCATGGGCTACTTTGCTTTTTTAGTTGAAGACACCCAGCCACCGACAAAAGAAGAACTTCAAACAGAAATCAGTGACATCACTGAGGTTTCCAAGATGACTTATACAGATGGAACACCAATTGCTACGATCAAATCTGATCTTATCAGAACACGAGTAGACTCTGAACACATCTCTCCTCTTCTAAAAAAAGCAATTATTTCTACAGAAGATGAATATTTTGAAGAACATAAAGGAGTTGTTCCCAAAGCTGTGATTCGTGCCCTGGTTTCCGATGCAACAGGAATGGGCGGCTCATCTGGTGGATCTACGTTGACACAACAATTAGTCAAACAACAAATTTTGACAGATGAAACAACGTTTAAACGTAAAGCTAACGAAATATTGCTCGCTTATCGAATCGAAAAATACTTTTCAAAAGACGAAATCGTCACAACATATTTAAATGTGTCCCCTTTTGGACGTAATAACAAGGGTGAAAACATCGCTGGCGTTGAAGAAGCAGCAAAAGGATTATTTGGAAAAAACGCCAATGATCTTACTCTTCCCCAAGCAGCGTTTATCGCAGGACTCCCTCAAAGTCCAATCATTTACACTCCGTATACAAATACAGGTGCACTTAAAGAGGATGAAAATCTCTCTTATGGGATGAAGCGCAAAGATTTTGTTTTATTCAGTATGTATCGGGAAAAAGCAATTACAAAAGAAGAATATGATACAGCGAAAAGCTATGATTTAAAACAAGATTTTCAACCACAACAAGCTGCAAATCAAAATACAGAGGGGTATTTATACTATGCTGTATTAGAACAAGCAGTAAAAACAATCATGGATATCAATATTGAAAAAGCTGGTGTCAAAAAAGACACATTAGATCAATTAGGGCTTGACCAGTATGAAGAACAAGCACGTAGAGAAATCCAAAACCGTGGATATACCATTCAATCCACAATCGACCAAACCGTTTACGATACAATGCAAAATGTTGTAGCAAACTTTGGCTACATGTTAGATGACGGTTATGGTGCTGGATTGGTTGAGACAGGTAATGTTTTACTTGATAATAAAACAGGTAAGATAATTGGATTTGTTGCTGGTCGTGACTACAATGTCAGCCAAAGCAACCATGCACTGGATACAATCCGTCAGGTAGGTTCTACTATTAAACCGATCTCTGTTTATGGTCCTGCAATTGATCAAGGAATGATTGGATCAGAAAGTCGTCTAGCCAATTATCCGACATCTTATACTGGTGGCGGCGAGTTGACGAATGCAACAAATTCAGGTACAAATACTTTTGATACGGTTCGTCATTCACTGGAATGGTCTTATAATATTCCTGTATACCACTTAAACGAAGCGATGAAAAAACAAATGGGTGATGATAACTTTTCTTATAATCAATATTTAAGTAAAATGAACTACCCAGCAGACATTGGTTGGAGTGTCGAATCTGCTCCTTTAGGTACTGTTGAAACAACTGTTTTGACCCAAACAAATGGGTTCCAAGCACTTGCAAATAATGGACAATACCAAAAAGGTTATATGATCGAAAAAATTACAGATACTAGTGGTAAAGTGATCTATGAACATAAAGATGCACCTGTGCAGGTCTATTCTCCAGCAACAGCATCTATTATGACTGATATGATGCGTTCTGTTCTGGATTCTAAAATAACTACGCCATTCAAAAATGTCATCAATGGATTAAATCCAGCCTTTGGAAATGTCGATTGGGTCGGAAAAACCGGAACAACAAATTCATATAAAGATGCTTGGCTGATTGTTTCAACACCTACCATTACCTTAGGCTCTTGGACTGGTTACGATATTCCAACAGCGATGAGTCCAAATAGTGGGGATCAAAACAGCACCTATCTTGCCAACCTCGCTAATGCGATTTATGCGGTTCGACCAGATTTATTTGGTGCTGGTCAAAAGTTTGAATTGTCTAAAGATGTTATCAAGTCCACCGTCTCAAGTTTTACAGGTGAAAAACCGGGTACCTTCACTTATAATGGAGGAACATATACCGCACCTGGTCCAAATGTTGTTTCTTTCTATGCCAAAGATGGCGCGCCAAAAAGCCAATACAAATTTGGTTATGGCGGATCAGATGCAAATTATAGTGCTTATTGGGGACGTTATGCGACACCAAACAATAACACAGCTCCTCCTGCTACTGAGAAAAAAGAAGACAATAAAAAAGACAATGACAAAAAGGAAAATACTACCCCTAGTTCCAGTAAAAATAATAATTAA
- the ccpA gene encoding catabolite control protein A, producing the protein MEKQTITIYDVAREANVSMATVSRVVNGNPNVKPATRKKVLEVIDRLDYRPNAVARGLASKKTTTVGVIIPDVSNIFFASLARGIDDVATMYKYNIILANSDGNDQKEVNVLNNLLAKQVDGIIFMGHHITDEIRGEFSRSKTPVVLAGSIDPDEQVGSVNIDYKEAVKDATGLLAKNGNKKIAFVSGALIDPINGHNRIKGYKEALVDNGLTYNEGLIFESEYKFKDGINLAERIRNSGATAAYVTDDELAIGLLDGMLDAGVKVPEEFEIITSNNSLLTEVSRPRLSSITQPLYDIGAVSMRLLTKLMNKEEIEDKTVVLPYGMDQKGSTK; encoded by the coding sequence ATGGAAAAACAAACAATTACCATTTATGATGTGGCACGTGAAGCGAATGTGTCTATGGCGACTGTATCTCGTGTAGTTAATGGGAATCCCAATGTAAAACCTGCGACACGAAAAAAAGTACTTGAAGTAATCGATCGTCTAGATTATCGTCCAAATGCTGTAGCTCGTGGTCTAGCAAGTAAAAAAACAACGACGGTGGGAGTAATCATTCCCGATGTAAGTAATATTTTCTTTGCTTCTTTGGCTCGTGGAATTGATGATGTGGCAACAATGTACAAATATAACATTATTTTAGCCAATTCTGACGGCAATGATCAAAAAGAAGTCAATGTATTAAATAATTTGTTGGCTAAGCAAGTTGATGGGATTATTTTTATGGGACATCACATCACTGATGAGATTCGTGGCGAGTTTTCTCGTTCTAAAACGCCAGTTGTGTTAGCTGGCTCAATTGACCCTGATGAACAAGTTGGTAGTGTAAACATTGATTATAAAGAAGCTGTAAAAGATGCGACAGGTCTTTTAGCTAAGAATGGTAATAAGAAAATTGCCTTTGTGAGCGGTGCATTGATTGATCCAATTAATGGACATAACCGTATCAAAGGCTATAAAGAAGCGTTGGTAGACAATGGTTTGACTTATAATGAAGGCTTGATTTTTGAATCAGAGTATAAATTTAAAGATGGTATCAATTTAGCTGAGCGTATCCGTAATAGTGGTGCAACGGCTGCTTATGTGACGGATGATGAATTAGCGATCGGTTTGCTAGACGGTATGCTGGATGCTGGTGTGAAGGTACCAGAAGAATTTGAAATCATCACAAGTAATAATTCATTGTTAACTGAAGTTTCTCGTCCACGTCTTTCAAGCATTACTCAACCTTTATATGATATTGGTGCGGTTTCGATGCGTTTATTAACGAAGCTGATGAACAAAGAAGAAATAGAAGATAAGACAGTGGTCTTACCTTATGGTATGGATCAAAAAGGATCAACTAAATAA
- a CDS encoding aminopeptidase P family protein: MNQNKINELKKWMADQQIDLTYISDPGHIAYFSGYESDPHERVLALFISLNDEPFLFTPALEVDDAQNSSWIYPVYGYLDSENPWEKIAQLIKKNGLPNKIATEKDALTVARFELLKHYFPQSDFSENVTPIIERLQLLKTTSEISTLMEAGNWADVALEIGFKAVKEGAKEQEILAEIEYQLKRQGIRSMSFDTLVLTGENGASPHGNPGNTAVAQHDFVLFDLGVIYNGYCSDVTRTVAYKEPTDFQKEIYSIVLEAQLKAMDAVKPGITAGELDDIARGVITSYGYGEYFNHRLGHGIGTTVHEYPSLITGNDLVIEEGMCFSIEPGIYIPGKVGVRIEDCLHVTHSGCEAFTKTPKELIILD, encoded by the coding sequence ATGAATCAAAATAAGATCAATGAATTAAAAAAATGGATGGCTGATCAACAAATCGATCTCACCTATATTAGTGATCCAGGACATATTGCTTATTTTTCTGGCTATGAAAGTGATCCTCATGAACGGGTTTTAGCCCTATTTATCTCATTAAACGATGAACCATTCCTCTTCACACCAGCACTAGAAGTCGATGATGCTCAAAATAGTTCATGGATATATCCAGTATATGGTTACCTTGATAGTGAAAACCCTTGGGAAAAAATTGCTCAATTAATCAAAAAAAATGGCCTACCAAATAAAATTGCAACAGAAAAAGACGCCTTGACTGTTGCCCGCTTTGAACTCTTGAAGCATTATTTTCCTCAAAGTGATTTTTCAGAAAATGTTACTCCTATCATTGAAAGATTACAATTACTTAAAACAACCTCTGAAATTTCAACATTAATGGAAGCCGGAAATTGGGCAGATGTAGCTTTAGAAATCGGCTTTAAAGCGGTAAAAGAAGGCGCTAAAGAACAAGAAATACTTGCCGAAATTGAGTATCAATTAAAACGACAAGGTATTCGTTCAATGAGTTTTGACACACTAGTGTTAACTGGTGAAAATGGAGCCAGCCCTCATGGAAATCCAGGAAATACAGCTGTTGCCCAACATGATTTCGTGTTATTTGATTTAGGTGTAATTTATAATGGTTACTGTAGTGATGTTACTAGAACCGTTGCTTACAAAGAACCTACAGATTTTCAAAAAGAAATCTATTCTATTGTTTTAGAAGCCCAATTAAAAGCCATGGATGCAGTCAAACCGGGAATTACAGCTGGTGAATTAGATGATATTGCAAGAGGAGTCATCACCAGCTACGGATATGGTGAGTATTTCAATCATCGCTTAGGACATGGAATTGGTACAACTGTTCATGAATATCCTTCTCTAATCACAGGAAATGATCTAGTCATTGAAGAAGGCATGTGTTTTTCAATAGAACCCGGTATCTACATTCCAGGAAAAGTTGGTGTCCGCATTGAAGATTGTTTACATGTCACTCACAGTGGCTGCGAAGCTTTCACTAAGACACCAAAAGAATTAATAATTCTTGATTAA
- a CDS encoding YtxH domain-containing protein: MAKKGGFFLGAVIGGTAAAVAALLLAPKSGKELRDDLANQADDFKDKATDYTDYAVQKGSELSAIAKDKASALGEQAGDLAGNVKDKTKGSLDKAQGVSDTVLESFKKQTEDLSDRFKKTAQDVNDQVDELSDIAEDTSDDIFIDVKESAKKAKETVSEGVVEAKEITKDVPEKLSEAKQDGKNAVKETVEDITEK; this comes from the coding sequence ATGGCGAAAAAAGGCGGATTTTTCTTAGGAGCAGTTATTGGTGGAACAGCAGCAGCAGTTGCAGCATTGTTATTAGCACCAAAATCAGGAAAAGAGCTACGTGACGATTTAGCAAATCAAGCAGATGACTTTAAAGATAAAGCAACGGATTATACAGACTATGCAGTGCAAAAAGGATCTGAATTATCAGCAATTGCAAAAGACAAAGCAAGTGCTTTAGGCGAACAAGCAGGAGACCTGGCTGGGAATGTAAAGGATAAGACAAAAGGTTCTTTAGATAAAGCACAAGGCGTATCTGACACAGTACTGGAGTCTTTCAAAAAACAAACAGAAGATTTATCTGATCGCTTTAAAAAGACAGCACAAGATGTGAATGACCAAGTAGACGAGTTAAGTGATATCGCAGAAGATACCTCAGATGATATTTTTATCGATGTAAAAGAGTCAGCCAAAAAAGCGAAAGAAACAGTATCAGAAGGGGTTGTTGAAGCGAAAGAAATTACAAAAGATGTTCCTGAAAAATTATCTGAAGCAAAACAAGATGGGAAAAATGCTGTTAAAGAAACAGTAGAAGACATTACAGAAAAATAA
- a CDS encoding DUF948 domain-containing protein: MTGGEVAAIIAAVAFAVLVVFIVLVLMKIGKTVEKVTTTVDEANKTIEVVTKDVDILSRQVEGLLVKSNELLDDVNKKVATIDPLFAAVADLSESVTELNNSSRNLLGKVGSVGKTTAKAGVVSKVGGAAFRAFRSKPSKKSETTK, translated from the coding sequence ATGACAGGTGGAGAAGTTGCAGCGATTATTGCTGCAGTAGCATTTGCAGTATTGGTAGTGTTTATTGTGCTAGTACTGATGAAAATTGGTAAAACAGTTGAAAAAGTCACTACAACCGTAGATGAAGCGAACAAAACAATTGAGGTTGTTACAAAAGATGTAGATATTTTATCAAGACAAGTTGAAGGACTGTTAGTTAAAAGCAACGAGTTATTAGATGATGTGAATAAAAAAGTAGCAACAATTGATCCATTATTTGCTGCAGTAGCAGATTTAAGTGAGAGTGTGACTGAATTAAATAATTCTAGTAGAAATTTATTAGGAAAAGTTGGTTCTGTAGGGAAAACAACAGCAAAAGCAGGAGTTGTAAGCAAAGTGGGCGGTGCTGCTTTTCGAGCATTTCGTTCTAAACCATCGAAAAAAAGTGAAACAACAAAATAA
- the galU gene encoding UTP--glucose-1-phosphate uridylyltransferase GalU yields MKVKKAVIPAAGLGTRFLPATKAMAKEMLPIVDKPTIQFIVEEALASGIEDILIVTGKAKRPIEDHFDANFELESNLREKNKTDLLKLVEETTDVNLHFIRQSHPKGLGHAVLQAKAFVGNEPFVVMLGDDIMDDKVPLSKQLMNDYDKTHASTIAVMKVPHEETSKYGIINPEAEVSKGLYNVNSFVEKPKPEEAPSDLAIIGRYLLTPEIFHVLESQEPGAGGEIQLTDAIDTLNKTQRVFAREFTGKRYDVGDKFGFMKTSIEYGLTHPEVKANLREYIIELGAELSKEDASKKK; encoded by the coding sequence ATGAAAGTAAAAAAGGCAGTTATTCCAGCAGCTGGTCTGGGAACAAGATTTCTACCAGCAACAAAAGCGATGGCAAAAGAAATGTTGCCAATCGTTGATAAACCAACGATTCAGTTTATTGTAGAAGAGGCCTTAGCCTCAGGAATTGAAGATATATTGATCGTAACAGGCAAAGCAAAACGCCCGATTGAGGATCATTTTGATGCCAATTTTGAATTAGAAAGTAACTTGCGTGAAAAAAATAAAACAGATTTGTTAAAATTAGTTGAAGAAACAACAGATGTTAACCTTCACTTTATTCGTCAATCTCATCCAAAAGGATTAGGTCACGCAGTGTTACAAGCGAAAGCCTTTGTTGGCAACGAACCATTTGTTGTCATGCTTGGTGATGATATTATGGACGATAAGGTTCCGTTGTCAAAACAGCTGATGAATGATTATGATAAAACCCATGCATCAACGATTGCTGTTATGAAGGTTCCGCACGAGGAAACATCAAAATATGGTATTATCAATCCAGAAGCGGAAGTTTCTAAGGGATTGTATAATGTTAACAGTTTCGTTGAAAAACCAAAACCTGAAGAAGCACCAAGTGATTTAGCGATTATTGGACGTTATTTATTAACGCCAGAAATTTTCCATGTATTGGAATCGCAAGAGCCAGGTGCTGGCGGTGAAATTCAATTAACAGATGCTATTGATACATTGAATAAAACACAGCGTGTATTTGCAAGAGAATTTACAGGTAAACGTTATGACGTAGGGGATAAGTTTGGTTTTATGAAAACAAGTATTGAATATGGCTTGACTCACCCAGAGGTTAAAGCGAATTTACGTGAATATATCATTGAATTAGGTGCTGAACTTTCTAAAGAAGATGCATCAAAAAAGAAATAA
- a CDS encoding NAD(P)H-dependent glycerol-3-phosphate dehydrogenase → MTQKVAVLGPGSWGTALAQVLAENGHEVRIWGNNQAQIDEINTYHTNKHYLPDLVIPESIQGKVSLKEAIADVDAVLFVVPTKAIRSVAQEFTANCKNQPLIIHASKGLEQGSHKRISEVLKEEIPLEKRKGVVVLSGPSHAEEVAVHDITTITAASEDLAEATYVQSLFMNDYFRIYTNDDVIGVETGAALKNIIALGAGAIHGLGFGDDAKAAIMTRGLAEISRLGVAMGANPLTFIGLSGVGDLIVTCTSVHSRNWRAGNLLGKGHSLDEVLENMGMIVEGVATTKAAYELSKQMNVDMPITEAIYKVLYEGKDVKQAAKEIMLRDGKIENEFSI, encoded by the coding sequence ATGACGCAAAAAGTTGCTGTTTTAGGACCTGGTTCATGGGGAACTGCATTGGCTCAAGTATTAGCAGAAAACGGGCATGAGGTTCGCATCTGGGGAAATAATCAAGCACAAATTGATGAAATCAATACGTATCACACAAATAAACACTACCTACCTGATCTGGTGATTCCAGAATCAATTCAAGGAAAAGTATCATTAAAAGAAGCTATTGCAGATGTTGATGCGGTATTATTTGTGGTTCCAACAAAAGCGATTCGGTCCGTTGCACAAGAATTTACAGCGAATTGTAAAAATCAACCATTGATCATTCATGCGAGTAAAGGATTAGAGCAAGGAAGCCATAAGCGAATTTCTGAAGTTTTAAAGGAAGAGATTCCTTTGGAAAAAAGAAAAGGGGTTGTGGTTTTATCTGGCCCTAGTCATGCTGAGGAAGTTGCTGTACATGATATTACGACAATTACTGCGGCAAGTGAAGACTTGGCTGAAGCAACCTATGTTCAATCGTTATTTATGAACGATTATTTTAGAATTTATACCAATGATGATGTGATTGGTGTGGAAACAGGCGCTGCGTTGAAAAATATTATTGCTTTAGGTGCTGGTGCAATTCATGGTCTAGGTTTTGGAGATGATGCAAAAGCTGCGATTATGACTCGAGGCTTAGCTGAAATCAGTCGCTTAGGTGTGGCGATGGGGGCTAACCCGTTGACATTTATTGGTCTTAGTGGCGTTGGTGATTTGATTGTTACATGTACAAGTGTTCATTCACGGAATTGGCGTGCAGGCAATCTCCTTGGAAAAGGGCATAGTTTGGATGAAGTTCTTGAAAATATGGGCATGATTGTTGAAGGTGTGGCGACAACAAAAGCGGCATATGAACTTTCAAAACAAATGAATGTGGATATGCCCATCACAGAAGCAATTTATAAAGTATTATATGAAGGTAAAGATGTAAAACAAGCAGCAAAAGAAATTATGCTGCGTGATGGTAAGATAGAAAATGAATTTTCTATATAA
- the lgt gene encoding prolipoprotein diacylglyceryl transferase produces MFAQVNPVALNLFGIAVYWYAVIIVSGIVLAVWLSSREAVRVGLKEDDVVDFMLWGLPSAIVGARLYYVIFQWQDYVDNPIEIILTRNGGLAIYGGLIGGGLALFFFTRHRFISTWTFLDIAAPSVILAQGIGRWGNFMNHEAYGPATTRAFLEGLHLPKFIIDNMNIDGTYHQPTFLYESIWNVLGFILLIVLRRKKNFLKEGEVFLGYIIWYSFGRFFIEGLRTDSLYAFGSIRVSQLVSLVLFFGAIVMIIIRRKKGSLKFYDREQGTVKKLI; encoded by the coding sequence ATGTTTGCACAAGTAAATCCGGTGGCACTGAATCTTTTTGGGATAGCTGTATATTGGTATGCAGTGATTATTGTTTCAGGAATCGTACTAGCTGTTTGGCTAAGTAGTCGCGAAGCTGTACGTGTAGGATTAAAGGAAGATGATGTTGTAGATTTTATGCTTTGGGGGTTGCCAAGTGCAATCGTTGGAGCTCGTTTATACTATGTCATTTTTCAATGGCAAGATTATGTAGATAATCCAATAGAAATTATTCTTACTAGAAATGGCGGTTTAGCGATTTATGGTGGACTGATCGGTGGTGGGCTTGCCTTGTTCTTTTTCACAAGACATCGTTTTATTTCTACTTGGACCTTTTTAGATATTGCAGCACCTAGTGTGATTTTAGCACAAGGGATTGGTCGCTGGGGAAATTTTATGAATCATGAAGCTTATGGACCAGCAACAACACGTGCTTTTTTAGAAGGATTGCACTTACCTAAATTCATTATTGATAACATGAATATTGATGGAACATATCACCAACCAACATTCTTATATGAATCGATTTGGAATGTTTTAGGCTTTATTTTATTGATTGTTCTCAGAAGAAAGAAAAACTTCTTAAAAGAAGGAGAAGTCTTTTTAGGCTATATTATCTGGTATTCGTTTGGACGCTTCTTCATTGAAGGTTTGCGTACAGATAGTTTGTACGCCTTTGGAAGTATTCGTGTTTCTCAGCTAGTTTCTCTTGTTTTGTTTTTTGGCGCAATTGTGATGATTATTATCCGTCGAAAAAAAGGATCGTTAAAATTCTATGATCGTGAACAAGGAACCGTGAAAAAATTGATTTAG
- the hprK gene encoding HPr(Ser) kinase/phosphatase translates to MEEVVKIHQLVEKLSLEVVYGDEESLNREITTGDISRPGLELTGYFNYYPHNRLQLFGSKEITFSQRMIPEERLMVMRRLCEKDTPAFIISRGLEAPEEMVQAAKEKGLAVLRSPISTSRLLGELSSYLDSRLAARTSVHGVLVDVYGLGVLIQGDSGIGKSETALELIKRGHRLIADDRVDVYQQDELTVVGEPPKILQHLIEIRGIGIIDVMNLFGASAVRGFMQVQLVVYLEAWEKDKKYDRLGSDDAMVEIANVDVPQIRIPVKTGRNVAIIIEVAAMNFRAKTMGYDATKSFEERLTRLIEENSGAM, encoded by the coding sequence ATGGAAGAAGTTGTTAAAATCCATCAACTGGTAGAAAAGCTTTCTTTAGAAGTCGTATATGGCGATGAAGAAAGTTTAAATAGAGAAATTACAACAGGAGATATTTCACGTCCTGGCTTGGAACTGACAGGGTATTTTAATTATTATCCTCATAATCGTTTACAATTGTTCGGCAGTAAGGAAATTACGTTTTCACAACGGATGATACCAGAAGAGCGTTTGATGGTTATGCGTCGTTTATGTGAGAAGGATACACCTGCTTTTATTATTTCTAGAGGATTAGAAGCGCCAGAAGAAATGGTACAAGCAGCAAAAGAAAAAGGGTTGGCTGTGTTACGTTCACCGATTTCTACCTCAAGATTATTAGGGGAATTATCTAGTTATTTAGACAGTCGTTTAGCTGCTAGAACAAGTGTTCATGGCGTTTTAGTGGATGTATACGGACTTGGAGTCTTGATTCAAGGGGATAGTGGTATCGGGAAAAGTGAGACAGCATTAGAATTGATCAAGCGTGGGCATCGTTTAATTGCGGATGATCGTGTGGATGTTTATCAACAAGATGAGTTGACTGTAGTAGGTGAGCCGCCTAAAATATTACAGCATTTAATTGAAATTCGAGGCATTGGGATTATCGATGTGATGAATTTATTTGGCGCAAGTGCTGTACGTGGTTTTATGCAGGTTCAACTAGTTGTTTATCTAGAAGCGTGGGAAAAAGACAAAAAATATGATCGCTTAGGATCTGATGATGCAATGGTGGAAATTGCTAATGTAGATGTTCCACAAATCCGAATTCCCGTAAAAACAGGGCGAAATGTCGCGATTATTATCGAAGTAGCAGCAATGAATTTCCGTGCGAAAACGATGGGGTATGATGCAACAAAATCATTTGAAGAACGCTTAACACGTTTGATTGAAGAAAACTCAGGTGCCATGTAG
- a CDS encoding GIY-YIG nuclease family protein, which produces MKTTLKEKAKKLPTTPGVYLMKDKQGSILYIGKAKKLNERVLSYFIKNKQHSSKTIRLIHQINDFAIVEVDSELDALLLECKLIQQYRPMYNRQMNAFNKYKYFEIRIKNENISLHIRSTPTKKNCFGPYSIHRKLSELKQILDELYSLNQNDYWHHSFSSNEKRLESTVIESELLNAFRVNNQQPQTRLKEQMIEAANNHSFEKAAVLLEKQQFLTRFFDRNQKLVLTNQAHWQLLWFPVGAKIKYYLLYQGFVLNSRLVTKRTVEKYSPKELADKLMPKKLPQEVACYSKDQVDFINILYSYINRHKECRLIDLDPFFN; this is translated from the coding sequence ATGAAAACTACTCTAAAAGAAAAAGCAAAAAAACTACCCACGACACCTGGCGTTTATCTAATGAAAGACAAACAAGGATCTATTCTTTATATAGGCAAAGCGAAAAAATTAAATGAACGTGTGCTTAGCTATTTTATCAAAAACAAACAACATTCAAGTAAGACAATTCGTTTAATCCACCAAATCAATGATTTTGCTATAGTGGAAGTTGACTCTGAACTGGATGCTCTTTTATTAGAATGCAAGCTTATCCAACAATATCGTCCCATGTACAATCGTCAAATGAATGCATTTAACAAATACAAGTATTTTGAAATTCGTATTAAAAATGAAAACATTTCGTTACATATTCGTTCTACACCCACAAAAAAGAATTGTTTCGGACCTTATTCCATCCATCGAAAACTTTCTGAATTAAAACAAATTCTAGATGAGCTATACAGTCTAAATCAAAACGACTACTGGCATCACTCCTTTTCTTCTAATGAAAAGCGATTAGAATCAACCGTTATCGAATCTGAATTACTGAATGCTTTTAGAGTAAACAACCAACAACCACAAACTCGCTTAAAAGAACAAATGATTGAAGCGGCTAACAATCATTCATTTGAAAAAGCCGCTGTATTATTGGAAAAACAGCAATTTCTTACTCGCTTTTTCGATCGAAATCAAAAACTTGTCTTAACCAATCAAGCACACTGGCAACTGCTCTGGTTTCCAGTAGGGGCAAAAATAAAATATTATCTGCTCTACCAAGGTTTCGTTCTAAATAGTCGTTTAGTCACTAAGCGAACAGTTGAAAAATACTCACCAAAGGAACTAGCAGATAAACTTATGCCAAAAAAACTACCACAAGAAGTCGCATGCTATTCTAAAGACCAAGTCGATTTTATCAATATTTTGTACAGTTACATCAATCGACATAAAGAATGCCGGTTAATTGATCTCGATCCTTTTTTCAATTGA